In Nerophis ophidion isolate RoL-2023_Sa linkage group LG02, RoL_Noph_v1.0, whole genome shotgun sequence, one DNA window encodes the following:
- the sall1a gene encoding sal-like protein 1a isoform X1 yields the protein MSRRKQAKPQHFQSDPQLPGAGHNGDTELCSEDPHCKESDAHVCSRCCAEFFELFELEEHQKNCTKNQLVLIVNENPASPAGTFSPGSPPHNPDDQMNDNANNTDQTECGDLLEPSALEKEESMDVDVSGMSSGHEEESSPTESGSPINTMSGLTCRATSGPAVGTSAISAPLPQLKNLAELGNFSMINSNVIIENLQSTKVAVAQFSQEARTSGGPRVAVPALMEQLLALQQQQIHQLQLIEQIRHQILRLASQSPEMQMPPASAPGTMAPTASPLATLSSHLSQQLAAAAGLAQNLASQSASISSLKQLAAAAQLPQSNQSSSETSQSISTLGPSTGNGQPPEKRPSHMTNSTLAKSSTPAFAIGSLLSSAMNPLLPQPPPGNPMFSSSVPSVGTTVEDLNSLAALAQQRKSKPPNVTSFENKSSSEEAFFKHKCRFCGKVFGSDSALQIHLRSHTGERPYKCNICGNRFSTRGNLKVHFQRHKEKFPHIQMNPYPVPEHLDNIPTSTGIPYGMSMPPEKPVSSWLDSKPVLPTLTSSVGMLLPPTMPSLPHFIKKEDHSTAITNHPVPATKSDSGTSEPQAKNNEASEEGEGATLPTSNGKTEEGSHSLGFVTSLSSAPESTTEYTTSNSPPMMTNPLMPLMSEFKAKFPFGGILDPLQGSETSKLQQLVENIDRKATDPNECVICHRVLSCQSALKMHYRTHTGERPFKCKICGRAFTTKGNLKTHYSVHRAMPPLRVQHSCPICQKKFTNAVVLQQHIRMHMGGQIPNNPLPDNYPESMVSDTGSFDERNFDDLDNFSDDNMEGMEEGPDSSVPDTPKSADIYHDSLCNSPAALDMQEGQDDVHNNDMEELRVGQIKANSLAEGDCLTNDSSSLGGDVESQSAGSPAVSESTSSMQAPSPTSMQPQLRKSPSLEERHQRALEHSSVLHPHPSNIGALDLTSVNPSKDPLGMIFPFRERSITKNTSCDICGKTFACQSALDIHYRSHTKERPFICTACNRGFSTKGNLKQHMLTHQMRDLPSQLFEPSNTSLSSSPTPSLLSVGSLGKPEVNGFLHSFHPESKDNLVTSSASTSPVLSSAAPRRTPKQHFCNTCGKCFSSSSALQIHERTHTGEKPFACSICGRAFTTKGNLKVHMGTHMWNSVPARRGRRLSVDGPIAFLGTNPIKFPEIFQKDMSSRLGSGDPANFWNQYAAAFSSGLAMKTNEISVIQNGGLPPLSGGMGNGGSSPIGGLTGSLDKLHSAEPNAALAGMEKMANTENGAHFRFTRFMEDNKEIVTN from the exons ATGTCGCGGAGGAAACAAGCCAAGCCGCAACACTTCCAGTCCGACCCTCAGCTACCCGGAGCCGGCCACAATG GGGACACAGAACTTTGCTCCGAGGACCCCCACTGCAAGGAGTCCGACGCCCACGTCTGCAGCAGATGTTGCGCCGAGTTCTTTGAACTGTTCGAACTGGAGGAGCACCAGAAGAATTGCACTAAAAATCAGTTAGTCCTGATCGTCAATGAGAATCCGGCCTCACCCGCCGGAACGTTCTCGCCGGGGTCTCCGCCACATAATCCTGATGACCAGATGAATGACAACGCTAACAACACTGATCAAACGGAGTGCGGCGACCTTTTGGAGCCCAGTGCTCTAGAAAAAGAGGAGTCCATGGATGTGGATGTTTCCGGAATGAGCAGCGGTCACGAAGAGGAAAGCAGCCCGACGGAGAGCGGCAGCCCCATCAACACAATGAGCGGCCTCACTTGTAGGGCCACCTCTGGTCCTGCAGTCGGTACATCAGCAATTTCTGCCCCTCTCCCTCAGCTCAAGAACTTGGCCGAGCTGGGGAACTTCTCCATGATCAACAGTAATGTCATCATTGAAAACCTGCAGAGCACCAAGGTGGCCGTGGCTCAGTTTTCCCAGGAGGCACGCACCTCTGGGGGACCTAGGGTGGCAGTGCCGGCCCTCATGGAGCAGCTCCTAGCCCTGCAGCAGCAGCAGATCCACCAGCTACAGCTCATAGAGCAGATCCGTCATCAAATATTGCGCCTGGCCTCCCAATCCCCAGAAATGCAGATGCCCCCGGCCTCGGCTCCAGGCACAATGGCGCCCACTGCCAGCCCGCTGGCCACTCTCAGCTCCCATCTCTCCCAACAGCTGGCTGCAGCCGCAGGCCTAGCACAGAACCTGGCTAGTCAGTCGGCCAGTATTAGCAGCCTAAAGCAGCTTGCAGCTGCAGCACAGCTACCTCAGTCCAACCAGAGCAGCAGTGAGACATCTCAGAGTATTAGCACCCTGGGGCCATCAACAGGCAATGGCCAGCCCCCTGAGAAGAGGCCCAGTCACATGACTAACTCCACTCTAGCAAAGTCATCCACGCCAGCTTTCGCAATTGGTAGCTTGTTAAGCTCGGCGATGAATCCCCTTCTACCTCAGCCCCCGCCCGGAAACCCCATGTTCTCCAGCTCGGTGCCAAGCGTCGGCACCACTGTGGAGGACCTGAACTCTTTAGCAGCTCTGGCGCAGCAGAGGAAAAGCAAGCCGCCCAACGTCACGTCATTTGAAAATAAGAGCAGTTCGGAAGAAGCCTTCTTCAAGCACAAGTGCAGGTTTTGCGGCAAGGTGTTTGGCAGCGACAGTGCCCTGCAGATCCACCTGCGCTCGCACACCGGGGAGAGGCCGTACAAGTGTAACATCTGCGGAAATCGCTTCTCCACACGCGGTAACCTGAAGGTGCACTTCCAACGTCATAAAGAAAAATTCCCACACATCCAGATGAACCCCTACCCCGTTCCGGAGCATTTGGACAATATCCCGACCAGCACCGGCATTCCCTACGGCATGTCTATGCCTCCCGAAAAGCCGGTCTCCAGCTGGCTTGATAGCAAACCTGTTTTGCCCACTCTGACGTCCTCTGTTGGCATGCTGCTGCCACCCACCATGCCCAGCCTGCCACATTTCATCAAAAAAGAAGATCACTCAACAGCCATAACTAACCATCCGGTTCCTGCTACAAAAAGTGACTCGGGTACTTCTGAGCCTCAAGCTAAAAATAACGAAGCGTCCGAAGAGGGTGAAGGTGCTACTCTGCCTACCTCAAATGGGAAAACTGAAGAAGGCAGCCATTCTTTGGGCTTTGTGACGAGTTTGAGCTCGGCCCCGGAGAGCACCACCGAGTACACAACGTCCAACAGCCCACCTATGATGACTAACCCGCTCATGCCCCTGATGTCTGAGTTCAAGGCAAAGTTTCCCTTCGGAGGCATTCTGGATCCCCTCCAGGGGTCGGAGACCTCCAAGCTGCAGCAGCTTGTGGAGAATATAGACAGGAAGGCGACAGACCCAAACGAATGCGTCATCTGCCATCGAGTGCTGAGCTGTCAGAGTGCGCTGAAGATGCACTATCGCACTCACACAGGGGAGAGGCCCTTTAAATGCAAAATTTGTGGCAGAGCCTTTACCACCAAGGGAAACCTAAAGACCCACTACAGCGTCCACAGGGCCATGCCACCTCTGCGAGTCCAGCACTCGTGTCCCATATGTCAAAAGAAGTTCACAAATGCTGTGGTCCTGCAGCAGCATATCCGCATGCACATGGGCGGGCAGATCCCTAACAACCCCCTGCCagacaattacccagaatccatgGTCTCTGACACCGGCTCATTTGACGAGAGAAACTTTGACGATCTAGATAACTTTTCTGACGACAACATGGAAGGGATGGAGGAGGGCCCGGATAGCAGCGTGCCCGACACACCCAAGTCGGCAGATATCTATCACGACAGCCTGTGTAATTCCCCAGCTGCCCTGGACATGCAGGAAGGACAAGATGATGTCCACAACAACGACATGGAGGAGCTGCGAGTCGGCCAAATCAAGGCTAACAGCTTAGCGGAGGGGGATTGTCTCACCAATGACTCCTCCTCGCTTGGAGGGGATGTTGAAAGCCAAAGTGCTGGGAGTCCAGCTGTGTCAGAATCTACCTCCTCCATGCAGGCGCCGTCCCCGACAAGCATGCAGCCGCAGCTTCGCAAATCTCCCAGCCTGGAAGAAAGGCATCAGAGGGCACTGGAGCACAGCAGCGTCTTACATCCCCACCCCTCCAACATCGGAGCCCTCGACCTGACCTCCGTTAATCCCTCAAAGGACCCCTTGGGCATGATTTTCCCCTTTCGCGAACGTAGCATCACCAAGAACACATCCTGTGACATATGCGGGAAGACCTTTGCGTGTCAGAGTGCCTTGGACATTCACTATCGAAGCCATACCAAAGAGAGACCATTCATTTGCACGGCCTGTAACAGGGGATTCTCTACCAAGGGCAACCTCAAGCAGCACATGCTCACCCATCAAATGCGAGACCTGCCCTCACAGCTCTTTGAACCCTCCAACACTAGCCTGTCCTCCAGCCCCACGCCCTCCCTCCTGTCTGTGGGCTCTCTCGGCAAGCCGGAGGTCAACGGCTTCCTGCACAGCTTCCACCCGGAGAGTAAAGACAACCTGGTCACGTCGTCCGCCTCCACATCCCCGGTGCTGTCGTCCGCCGCACCCCGCCGGACGCCCAAGCAGCACTTTTGCAACACATGCGGCAAGTGCTTCTCCTCATCCAGCGCCCTGCAGATCCACGAGCGGACGCACACCGGCGAGAAGCCCTTCGCCTGCAGCATCTGTGGCCGTGCTTTCACCACCAAAGGAAACCTCAAG GTCCACATGGGCACGCACATGTGGAACAGCGTCCCAGCCAGACGCGGCCGCAGGCTCTCCGTGGACGGTCCCATAGCCTTCCTGGGCACCAACCCCATCAAGTTCCCGGAGATCTTCCAAAAGGACATGTCCTCCCGGTTGGGGAGCGGCGACCCGGCCAATTTCTGGAACCAGTACGCCGCCGCCTTCTCCAGCGGCCTGGCCATGAAGACCAACGAGATCTCGGTGATCCAGAACGGGGGCCTGCCGCCCTTGTCGGGCGGCATGGGCAACGGGGGCAGCTCCCCCATCGGCGGCCTCACGGGCAGCCTGGACAAACTGCACAGCGCCGAGCCCAACGCCGCCTTGGCGGGCATGGAGAAGATGGCCAACACTGAGAACGGCGCCCACTTCAGGTTCACGCGCTTCATGGAGGACAATAAAGAGATCGTCACCAATTAA
- the sall1a gene encoding sal-like protein 1a isoform X2, which produces MNDNANNTDQTECGDLLEPSALEKEESMDVDVSGMSSGHEEESSPTESGSPINTMSGLTCRATSGPAVGTSAISAPLPQLKNLAELGNFSMINSNVIIENLQSTKVAVAQFSQEARTSGGPRVAVPALMEQLLALQQQQIHQLQLIEQIRHQILRLASQSPEMQMPPASAPGTMAPTASPLATLSSHLSQQLAAAAGLAQNLASQSASISSLKQLAAAAQLPQSNQSSSETSQSISTLGPSTGNGQPPEKRPSHMTNSTLAKSSTPAFAIGSLLSSAMNPLLPQPPPGNPMFSSSVPSVGTTVEDLNSLAALAQQRKSKPPNVTSFENKSSSEEAFFKHKCRFCGKVFGSDSALQIHLRSHTGERPYKCNICGNRFSTRGNLKVHFQRHKEKFPHIQMNPYPVPEHLDNIPTSTGIPYGMSMPPEKPVSSWLDSKPVLPTLTSSVGMLLPPTMPSLPHFIKKEDHSTAITNHPVPATKSDSGTSEPQAKNNEASEEGEGATLPTSNGKTEEGSHSLGFVTSLSSAPESTTEYTTSNSPPMMTNPLMPLMSEFKAKFPFGGILDPLQGSETSKLQQLVENIDRKATDPNECVICHRVLSCQSALKMHYRTHTGERPFKCKICGRAFTTKGNLKTHYSVHRAMPPLRVQHSCPICQKKFTNAVVLQQHIRMHMGGQIPNNPLPDNYPESMVSDTGSFDERNFDDLDNFSDDNMEGMEEGPDSSVPDTPKSADIYHDSLCNSPAALDMQEGQDDVHNNDMEELRVGQIKANSLAEGDCLTNDSSSLGGDVESQSAGSPAVSESTSSMQAPSPTSMQPQLRKSPSLEERHQRALEHSSVLHPHPSNIGALDLTSVNPSKDPLGMIFPFRERSITKNTSCDICGKTFACQSALDIHYRSHTKERPFICTACNRGFSTKGNLKQHMLTHQMRDLPSQLFEPSNTSLSSSPTPSLLSVGSLGKPEVNGFLHSFHPESKDNLVTSSASTSPVLSSAAPRRTPKQHFCNTCGKCFSSSSALQIHERTHTGEKPFACSICGRAFTTKGNLKVHMGTHMWNSVPARRGRRLSVDGPIAFLGTNPIKFPEIFQKDMSSRLGSGDPANFWNQYAAAFSSGLAMKTNEISVIQNGGLPPLSGGMGNGGSSPIGGLTGSLDKLHSAEPNAALAGMEKMANTENGAHFRFTRFMEDNKEIVTN; this is translated from the exons ATGAATGACAACGCTAACAACACTGATCAAACGGAGTGCGGCGACCTTTTGGAGCCCAGTGCTCTAGAAAAAGAGGAGTCCATGGATGTGGATGTTTCCGGAATGAGCAGCGGTCACGAAGAGGAAAGCAGCCCGACGGAGAGCGGCAGCCCCATCAACACAATGAGCGGCCTCACTTGTAGGGCCACCTCTGGTCCTGCAGTCGGTACATCAGCAATTTCTGCCCCTCTCCCTCAGCTCAAGAACTTGGCCGAGCTGGGGAACTTCTCCATGATCAACAGTAATGTCATCATTGAAAACCTGCAGAGCACCAAGGTGGCCGTGGCTCAGTTTTCCCAGGAGGCACGCACCTCTGGGGGACCTAGGGTGGCAGTGCCGGCCCTCATGGAGCAGCTCCTAGCCCTGCAGCAGCAGCAGATCCACCAGCTACAGCTCATAGAGCAGATCCGTCATCAAATATTGCGCCTGGCCTCCCAATCCCCAGAAATGCAGATGCCCCCGGCCTCGGCTCCAGGCACAATGGCGCCCACTGCCAGCCCGCTGGCCACTCTCAGCTCCCATCTCTCCCAACAGCTGGCTGCAGCCGCAGGCCTAGCACAGAACCTGGCTAGTCAGTCGGCCAGTATTAGCAGCCTAAAGCAGCTTGCAGCTGCAGCACAGCTACCTCAGTCCAACCAGAGCAGCAGTGAGACATCTCAGAGTATTAGCACCCTGGGGCCATCAACAGGCAATGGCCAGCCCCCTGAGAAGAGGCCCAGTCACATGACTAACTCCACTCTAGCAAAGTCATCCACGCCAGCTTTCGCAATTGGTAGCTTGTTAAGCTCGGCGATGAATCCCCTTCTACCTCAGCCCCCGCCCGGAAACCCCATGTTCTCCAGCTCGGTGCCAAGCGTCGGCACCACTGTGGAGGACCTGAACTCTTTAGCAGCTCTGGCGCAGCAGAGGAAAAGCAAGCCGCCCAACGTCACGTCATTTGAAAATAAGAGCAGTTCGGAAGAAGCCTTCTTCAAGCACAAGTGCAGGTTTTGCGGCAAGGTGTTTGGCAGCGACAGTGCCCTGCAGATCCACCTGCGCTCGCACACCGGGGAGAGGCCGTACAAGTGTAACATCTGCGGAAATCGCTTCTCCACACGCGGTAACCTGAAGGTGCACTTCCAACGTCATAAAGAAAAATTCCCACACATCCAGATGAACCCCTACCCCGTTCCGGAGCATTTGGACAATATCCCGACCAGCACCGGCATTCCCTACGGCATGTCTATGCCTCCCGAAAAGCCGGTCTCCAGCTGGCTTGATAGCAAACCTGTTTTGCCCACTCTGACGTCCTCTGTTGGCATGCTGCTGCCACCCACCATGCCCAGCCTGCCACATTTCATCAAAAAAGAAGATCACTCAACAGCCATAACTAACCATCCGGTTCCTGCTACAAAAAGTGACTCGGGTACTTCTGAGCCTCAAGCTAAAAATAACGAAGCGTCCGAAGAGGGTGAAGGTGCTACTCTGCCTACCTCAAATGGGAAAACTGAAGAAGGCAGCCATTCTTTGGGCTTTGTGACGAGTTTGAGCTCGGCCCCGGAGAGCACCACCGAGTACACAACGTCCAACAGCCCACCTATGATGACTAACCCGCTCATGCCCCTGATGTCTGAGTTCAAGGCAAAGTTTCCCTTCGGAGGCATTCTGGATCCCCTCCAGGGGTCGGAGACCTCCAAGCTGCAGCAGCTTGTGGAGAATATAGACAGGAAGGCGACAGACCCAAACGAATGCGTCATCTGCCATCGAGTGCTGAGCTGTCAGAGTGCGCTGAAGATGCACTATCGCACTCACACAGGGGAGAGGCCCTTTAAATGCAAAATTTGTGGCAGAGCCTTTACCACCAAGGGAAACCTAAAGACCCACTACAGCGTCCACAGGGCCATGCCACCTCTGCGAGTCCAGCACTCGTGTCCCATATGTCAAAAGAAGTTCACAAATGCTGTGGTCCTGCAGCAGCATATCCGCATGCACATGGGCGGGCAGATCCCTAACAACCCCCTGCCagacaattacccagaatccatgGTCTCTGACACCGGCTCATTTGACGAGAGAAACTTTGACGATCTAGATAACTTTTCTGACGACAACATGGAAGGGATGGAGGAGGGCCCGGATAGCAGCGTGCCCGACACACCCAAGTCGGCAGATATCTATCACGACAGCCTGTGTAATTCCCCAGCTGCCCTGGACATGCAGGAAGGACAAGATGATGTCCACAACAACGACATGGAGGAGCTGCGAGTCGGCCAAATCAAGGCTAACAGCTTAGCGGAGGGGGATTGTCTCACCAATGACTCCTCCTCGCTTGGAGGGGATGTTGAAAGCCAAAGTGCTGGGAGTCCAGCTGTGTCAGAATCTACCTCCTCCATGCAGGCGCCGTCCCCGACAAGCATGCAGCCGCAGCTTCGCAAATCTCCCAGCCTGGAAGAAAGGCATCAGAGGGCACTGGAGCACAGCAGCGTCTTACATCCCCACCCCTCCAACATCGGAGCCCTCGACCTGACCTCCGTTAATCCCTCAAAGGACCCCTTGGGCATGATTTTCCCCTTTCGCGAACGTAGCATCACCAAGAACACATCCTGTGACATATGCGGGAAGACCTTTGCGTGTCAGAGTGCCTTGGACATTCACTATCGAAGCCATACCAAAGAGAGACCATTCATTTGCACGGCCTGTAACAGGGGATTCTCTACCAAGGGCAACCTCAAGCAGCACATGCTCACCCATCAAATGCGAGACCTGCCCTCACAGCTCTTTGAACCCTCCAACACTAGCCTGTCCTCCAGCCCCACGCCCTCCCTCCTGTCTGTGGGCTCTCTCGGCAAGCCGGAGGTCAACGGCTTCCTGCACAGCTTCCACCCGGAGAGTAAAGACAACCTGGTCACGTCGTCCGCCTCCACATCCCCGGTGCTGTCGTCCGCCGCACCCCGCCGGACGCCCAAGCAGCACTTTTGCAACACATGCGGCAAGTGCTTCTCCTCATCCAGCGCCCTGCAGATCCACGAGCGGACGCACACCGGCGAGAAGCCCTTCGCCTGCAGCATCTGTGGCCGTGCTTTCACCACCAAAGGAAACCTCAAG GTCCACATGGGCACGCACATGTGGAACAGCGTCCCAGCCAGACGCGGCCGCAGGCTCTCCGTGGACGGTCCCATAGCCTTCCTGGGCACCAACCCCATCAAGTTCCCGGAGATCTTCCAAAAGGACATGTCCTCCCGGTTGGGGAGCGGCGACCCGGCCAATTTCTGGAACCAGTACGCCGCCGCCTTCTCCAGCGGCCTGGCCATGAAGACCAACGAGATCTCGGTGATCCAGAACGGGGGCCTGCCGCCCTTGTCGGGCGGCATGGGCAACGGGGGCAGCTCCCCCATCGGCGGCCTCACGGGCAGCCTGGACAAACTGCACAGCGCCGAGCCCAACGCCGCCTTGGCGGGCATGGAGAAGATGGCCAACACTGAGAACGGCGCCCACTTCAGGTTCACGCGCTTCATGGAGGACAATAAAGAGATCGTCACCAATTAA